Proteins encoded within one genomic window of Cryptosporangium aurantiacum:
- a CDS encoding DUF742 domain-containing protein, which produces MSTEYVDQSGPLVRPYAMTGGRTRPRVDIAMEALVTATARGDREAGSARHEWQKIVDLCQQVQSLAEIAAYLGTPLGVARVIVGDMAEAGMLDVHEPGRLDDQLGTYLLERVLSGLRKL; this is translated from the coding sequence ATGAGTACCGAGTACGTCGATCAGAGCGGGCCGCTGGTGCGCCCGTACGCGATGACCGGGGGTCGAACCAGACCCCGCGTGGACATCGCGATGGAGGCACTGGTCACGGCCACCGCTCGCGGCGACCGTGAGGCTGGATCTGCCCGGCACGAGTGGCAGAAGATCGTCGATCTCTGTCAACAAGTGCAGTCGCTGGCGGAGATCGCGGCGTATCTTGGCACTCCTCTCGGGGTTGCCCGAGTGATCGTCGGCGACATGGCCGAGGCTGGAATGCTGGACGTGCACGAGCCCGGCAGGCTCGACGACCAGCTCGGAACGTATCTGCTGGAAAGGGTGCTCAGTGGACTTCGGAAGCTCTAG
- the leuA gene encoding 2-isopropylmalate synthase, with amino-acid sequence MSFVRNPQRPSGMPIHRYTPFTPIDLADRTWPARQTTEAPLWCAVDLRDGNQALIDPMSPARKRRMFELLVKMGYKEIEVGFPAASQTDFDFIRQIIEDDLIPDDVTIQVLTQARDELIHRTFDAVRGAKQAIVHLYNSTSTLQRRVVFGLDREGITAIATNGARLCQKLSESMGDTFIRFEYSPESYTGTELEYAAEVCNAVSDIWEPSDDRPVILNLPATVEMATPNVYADSIEWMNRHLAHRENIILSLHPHNDRGTAVAAAELGMLAGADRVEGCLFGNGERTGNVCLVTLGMNLFSQGIDPMINFSDIDEIRRTVEYCNQLPVNERHPYGGDLVYTAFSGSHQDAIKKGFEWMERDAAAANTPVDEFRWAVPYLPIDPKDVGRTYEAVIRVNSQSGKGGVAYIMKTEHQFDLPRRLQIEFSQVVQKITDNEGGEVSAEAMWSVFRDEYLPNPDNPWGRLALRGYRNVGADADRVSFDVVLDGAEKTLEASGNGPINAFVNALSEIGIPVRILDYAEHAMSAGGDARAAAYTECAVGEDQVRWGVGVDTNIVTSSLKAVVSAVNRAYRS; translated from the coding sequence ATGAGTTTCGTCCGCAATCCCCAGCGTCCCAGCGGGATGCCGATCCACCGCTACACCCCGTTCACGCCGATCGACCTGGCCGACCGCACCTGGCCCGCGCGGCAGACCACCGAGGCGCCGCTGTGGTGCGCGGTGGACCTGCGCGACGGCAACCAGGCGCTGATCGACCCGATGAGCCCCGCCCGCAAGCGTCGGATGTTCGAGCTGCTGGTGAAGATGGGCTATAAGGAGATCGAGGTCGGCTTCCCGGCCGCCAGCCAGACCGACTTCGACTTCATCCGGCAGATCATCGAGGACGATCTGATCCCGGACGACGTCACGATCCAGGTGCTGACCCAGGCCCGGGACGAGCTGATCCACCGCACGTTCGACGCCGTCCGCGGCGCCAAGCAGGCGATCGTCCACCTCTACAACTCGACGTCGACGCTGCAGCGGCGGGTCGTCTTCGGCCTGGACCGCGAGGGCATCACCGCGATCGCCACCAACGGCGCCCGGCTCTGCCAGAAGCTGTCCGAGTCGATGGGCGACACGTTCATCCGGTTCGAGTACTCCCCCGAGTCGTACACCGGCACCGAGCTGGAGTACGCCGCCGAGGTCTGCAACGCGGTCAGCGACATCTGGGAGCCCTCCGACGACCGGCCGGTGATCCTGAACCTGCCTGCCACCGTCGAGATGGCGACGCCCAACGTCTACGCCGACTCGATCGAGTGGATGAACCGGCACCTGGCCCACCGCGAGAACATCATCCTGTCGCTGCACCCGCACAACGACCGCGGCACGGCGGTCGCCGCCGCCGAGCTGGGCATGCTGGCCGGTGCCGACCGCGTCGAGGGCTGCCTGTTCGGCAACGGCGAGCGCACCGGCAACGTCTGCCTGGTGACGCTGGGCATGAACCTGTTCAGCCAGGGCATCGACCCGATGATCAATTTCAGCGACATCGACGAGATCCGGCGCACGGTCGAGTACTGCAACCAGCTGCCGGTCAACGAGCGCCACCCGTACGGCGGCGACCTGGTCTACACAGCCTTCTCCGGATCGCACCAGGACGCGATCAAGAAGGGCTTCGAGTGGATGGAGCGGGACGCCGCCGCGGCGAACACGCCGGTGGACGAGTTCCGCTGGGCCGTGCCGTACCTGCCGATCGACCCGAAGGACGTCGGCCGCACGTACGAGGCCGTCATCCGGGTGAACTCGCAGTCCGGTAAGGGCGGCGTCGCCTACATCATGAAGACCGAGCACCAGTTCGACCTGCCGCGCCGACTGCAGATCGAGTTCTCGCAGGTCGTCCAGAAGATCACCGACAACGAGGGCGGCGAGGTCAGCGCCGAGGCGATGTGGTCGGTGTTCCGCGACGAGTACCTGCCGAACCCCGACAACCCGTGGGGTCGGCTGGCGCTGCGCGGCTACCGCAACGTCGGTGCCGACGCCGACCGCGTCTCGTTCGACGTCGTCCTGGACGGCGCGGAGAAGACGCTCGAGGCATCCGGCAACGGGCCGATCAACGCGTTCGTGAACGCGCTGAGCGAGATCGGAATCCCGGTGCGGATCCTGGACTACGCCGAGCACGCGATGTCGGCGGGCGGCGACGCTCGCGCGGCGGCGTACACCGAGTGCGCGGTCGGCGAGGACCAGGTCCGCTGGGGCGTCGGCGTCGACACGAACATCGTCACGTCGTCGCTGAAGGCCGTGGTAAGCGCCGTAAACCGCGCCTACCGTTCCTAG
- a CDS encoding GTP-binding protein, with the protein MDFGSSSPGRPPRVTASRATSAKIVIAGGFGVGKTTLVGSVSEIRPLTTEAVMTAAAIDVDDASKIPGKSTTTVAMDFGRITLDEDLILYLFGTPGQTRFWFMWDELVRGAIGAVVLVDTRRLADCFAAVDFFEQRGLPYVVGLNCFDGVQPYTTQDVRDALTIGQEVPIINCDARGRESTKALLISLVEYVLRLRGAAPAGVGS; encoded by the coding sequence GTGGACTTCGGAAGCTCTAGCCCCGGCCGCCCGCCGCGGGTGACGGCGAGCCGCGCCACCTCCGCCAAGATCGTCATCGCGGGCGGGTTCGGCGTGGGCAAGACCACGCTTGTCGGCTCGGTGTCGGAGATCCGTCCGCTCACCACCGAGGCGGTGATGACAGCCGCAGCGATCGACGTCGACGATGCCTCGAAGATCCCGGGCAAGTCCACCACCACGGTGGCGATGGACTTCGGCCGGATCACGCTCGACGAGGACTTGATCCTGTATCTGTTCGGTACGCCCGGACAGACGCGGTTCTGGTTCATGTGGGACGAATTAGTACGCGGCGCCATCGGTGCCGTCGTCCTCGTCGACACACGCCGACTTGCCGACTGCTTCGCCGCCGTCGACTTCTTCGAGCAGCGCGGGCTGCCGTACGTCGTCGGTCTGAACTGCTTCGACGGCGTCCAGCCGTACACGACGCAGGACGTGCGAGACGCGCTGACGATCGGTCAGGAAGTGCCGATCATCAACTGCGACGCTCGCGGGCGTGAGTCGACCAAGGCGCTGCTCATCTCGCTCGTCGAATACGTCCTCCGTCTGCGTGGCGCGGCTCCGGCCGGCGTCGGCAGCTGA
- a CDS encoding roadblock/LC7 domain-containing protein, producing MSSLSHDAQNLNWLVANFANRVPGIAHAVAVSADGLLLAVSDGLPRDRADQLAAIASGLVSLTQGAALCFEGGNVSQTVVEMDTGFLLVMSISDGSSLAVLASRACDIGQVGYEMALLVERVGQVLTPALRSELHASLPR from the coding sequence GTGAGCTCGCTGAGCCACGATGCCCAGAACCTCAACTGGCTGGTGGCGAACTTCGCCAACCGAGTCCCCGGCATCGCCCACGCCGTGGCCGTGTCCGCCGACGGACTGCTGTTGGCGGTCTCCGACGGCCTGCCCCGGGACCGGGCCGACCAGCTCGCGGCGATCGCGTCCGGCCTGGTGAGCCTCACTCAGGGCGCCGCGCTGTGCTTCGAGGGTGGGAACGTCAGTCAGACCGTCGTGGAGATGGACACCGGCTTCCTGCTGGTCATGTCGATCAGCGACGGTTCGTCTTTGGCAGTTCTCGCGTCCCGTGCGTGTGATATCGGCCAGGTCGGGTACGAGATGGCGCTGCTGGTGGAGCGGGTCGGACAGGTGCTCACGCCGGCGCTGCGGTCCGAGCTTCACGCTTCCCTGCCCCGCTGA